In the Scyliorhinus canicula chromosome 23, sScyCan1.1, whole genome shotgun sequence genome, one interval contains:
- the LOC119956618 gene encoding vegetative cell wall protein gp1-like translates to MADGESRGWRAEVGEERLESRVKRSKPQAPSPKLQAPSSKPQAPSPKPQAPSSKPQAPSPKPQAPSPKPQAPSPKPQAPSSKLQAPSPKLQAPSPKLQAPSPKLQAPSPKPQAPSSKPQAPSPKPQAPSPKPQAPSPKPQAPSPKPQAPSPKPQAPSSKPQAPSPKPQAPSPKLQAPSPKLQAPSSKLQAPSPKPQAPSSKPQAPSPKLQAPSPKLQAPSPKLQAPSPKPQAPSSKPQAPSPKPQAPSPKPQAPSSKPQAPSSKPQAPSPKLQAPSPKPQAPSPKPQAPSSKPQAPSPKLQAPSPKPQAPSSKPQAPSPKPQAPS, encoded by the exons ATGGCGGATGGGGAGAGCAGAGGTTGGAGAGCAGAGGTcggagaggagaggttggagagcaGAG TAAAACGCTCCAAGCCCCAAGCCCCAAGCCCCAAGCTCCAAGCCCCAAGCTCCAAGCCCCAAGCTCCAAGCCCCAAGCCCCAAGCTCCAAGCTCCAAGCCCCAAGCTCCAAGCCCCAAGCCCCAAGCCCCAAGCCCCAAGCCCCAAGCTCCAAGCCCCAAGCCCCAAGCCCCAAGCTCCAAGCTCCAAGCTCCAAGCCCCAAGCTCCAAGCCCCAAGCCCCAAGCTCCAAGCCCCAAGCCCCAAGCTCCAAGCCCCAAGCCCCAAGCCCCAAGCTCCAAGCTCCAAGCCCCAAGCTCCAAGCCCCAAGCCCCAAGCTCCAAGCCCCAAGCCCCAAGCTCCAAGCCCCAAGCCCCAAGCCCCAAGCCCCAAGCCCCAAGCTCCAAGCCCCAAGCCCCAAGCCCCAAGCTCCAAGCCCCAAGCCCCAAGCCCCAAGCCCCAAGCCCCAAGCCCCAAGCTCCAAGCCCCAAGCCCCAAGCTCCAAGCCCCAAGCTCCAAGCTCCAAGCTCCAAGCCCCAAGCCCCAAGCCCCAAGCTCCAAGCCCCAAGCTCCAAGCCCCAAGCTCCAAGCCCCAAGCCCCAAGCTCCAAGCCCCAAGCCCCAAGCTCCAAGCCCCAAGCCCCAAGCCCCAAGCCCCAAGCTCCAAGCCCCAAGCTCCAAGCCCCAAGCCCCAAGCTCCAAGCCCCAAGCCCCAAGCCCCAAGCTCCAAGCCCCAAGCCCCAAGCTCCAAGCCCCAAGCCCCAAGCCCCAAGCTCCAAGCCCCAAGCCCCAAGCCCCAAGCCCCAAGCCCCAAGCCCCAAGCCCCAAGCTCCAAGCCCCAAGCTCCAAGCCCCAAGCTCCAAGCTCCAAGCCCCAAGCCCCAAGCTCCAAGCTCCAAGCCCCAAGCCCCAAGCCCCAAGCCCCAAGCTCCTTCATAG